The genomic window ATTCTTAAAAAACATGGATTTAAGGCTATTTTTTTTATCGCCGCAGCACATATTGGTAAAACGCTTGATGGTGTAGAGATGCTTGATGAGGCTGATATTAAAGAACTGGTTAATATGGGTATGGTGATAGGCTCTCATTCGTATGAACATAAAAACCTTTTAAAGCTAAGTCGTAATGAGGCATATAATCAAATAAAAAAATCAATTGACATTTTATCAAAGTTTTACCCTGTTGAGGATATTGCTTATCCTTTTGGTGGATATGATTGCTGGCTTGATGAGATTATTAAAGGCTTAAACTTTAGACGTGGTTATATTATTGGCCAGAGGATTTTTCAGCCCGAAGTTGACTCTGAGTTTAAAATTCCCCGTGCAATAGTAAGAAAAGATACAGATGAAATAGATTTTTACTTAATAATTACGCGCGGTCGTAGTAAATTTTAACCTTCACTTAATTTTACACTTGACAAAATTAAAAAAATCAGTATAAATATAATTACAATTTTAAGAGTTGTTTAGTTGAATTAATTTTTTGAGTGGAGGTGTTTTATGGCTGAAGGGAAACTTGCTAATCCTGGACCGTTGGGACTTGGTGGATTTGCTTTAACAACATTCGTGCTTAATGTACACAACGCAGGTCTTGTGCCAGCAGCACTTGATGCAACATTGCCATTGGGATTGTTTTACGGAGGTCTGGCTCAGTTAATCGCTGGTTTTATGGAAATGAGGACGGGTAACACATTCGGAATGACAGCATTCGGTTCTTATGGTGCATTCTGGATGGCTTTAGCCAGTTTAATCTACTTTACAAAACTTGGTTTGGTTCCGGCAGCTGCATTGGGTCCTGCTATTGGAATAACACTAATTGCTTGGACCATTTTCACAACCATCATGACGATTGTTGTGTTAAAGTCGGGGCATACCTCGGTCATTGTGGTTTTTGTTTTATTGGAGATTCTATTCATTCTGCTTGTTATAGGACATTACACAGGCAGTAAGGCCATTACAACATTTGCTGGATATGAAGGAATCTTGACAGCATTCTCAGCCTGGTATGCAATGTGGGAGGGCCTAAAAGCACAGTTTGAAGAGGCTTCTTAATATTTCTTAATGTTAACTTTGGGCGTAGGTATGAATTAGCAGGGGCTTGACAAAAAGCCCCTGTTTTTTTTATGCTTATGCCTGTTAGTTAATTTTTATTAGGGAGGATTTAGTGGCGATGAAGATGGCTGAGAAGATTAAGAGTTATCGAAAAAAGCAAGGATTGACACTTAAGGCGTTAGCTGAGAAGGTGGGTTGTACGGATGCTTATATTTCACAAATAGAAACAGGAAAGGCTGTGCCTTCTATTAGTGTTTTACAAAAGATCGCTCAGGCTTTAGATGTTCAGGTTAGGGATCTGTTAAGTGATGAGCAAACGAATGATAAAATCTTTCTAACCAAAGAGGAAAGAACCCAGATTATCTATCCTGGAAGCCATGTTTATGCAGAACTGCTGGTGGCAAAGATCTCTAATAAAGCTATGGAGCCGCTTTACAAGGTTGTGCCTGTTGGTTGTGATTCTAAGGGAGAGCACAGGCACGCAGGTGAGGAGTTTGGATATATTTTAAAGGGAAAATTAGAGTTGAGAGTAGGCGATCAGGTTAAGGTTTTAGAACCTGGTGATAGCTTTTATTTCTCATCCAGTCAACCACATTCCTATAGAAATGTAGGAGATGTTGATGTAGAAACCATCTGGGTTGTGAGCCCGCCGGTATTATAATTTATAGATTTTTGCGTGATGTTTTTTAAAATTTAACTCTTCAGTTAATACTAACGGGAGCTGATTGTCTTTGGAAGTCATATAAAAAAGATAATCAGCTCTTATTTTTCTTTTTATAGCGTCCATTAGTGGTTTTAGATTTATGGCCCTTGCCGTTATGCAATTAGCCTTAAATGGTGTGCTTAAATTTTCTATCCTATTGTTTATAATATTGCAGGTAAGATTTAATCTGGAGCAAACATATCTTAAAAAACTGCATTTTTTGGCGTTAGATTCAATCATTGTGATGCTTAGCTCTGGCTGATATATTTTTAAAATTACTGCAGGAAAACCAGCACCAGAACCTATGTCGACAACTGTTTCTATATCTGTAAAAAATTTGAAAAACATCAATGATGGTAGAAGTAGATGACTTAAGACAATTTCCTCTTTTTTTGTGGTTAAAGATATGCTTTTATTCCACTGGCTTAATATGTCTAAAAATTCTAAAAATTTATCTATATTTTTTGCAGGAAGCTTTAGCTTTTGAAATCCTTTTTCAAGCCGTGTTTTTGAGTCTTTCATTGTGTTTTTTGATGTAAACCATCAAAATTGACACGGCAGCTGGAGTTACGCCAGGAATTCTCATTGCCTGACCAATGGATGATGGTTTTATCTCCATAAGTTTGCCTCTAACCTCATTTGATAATCCGCCTACTTTTGTATAATCAAAATCAGGTGGAATTCTCATGTTTTCATATTTCTTAAATTTGTCGATCTGCTGCTTTTGTAGATTGAGGTAGCCCTCGTATTTTATATCTATCTCAACTTCCTGTTTTATATAACTGTCCAATTCCTCTAATTCTTCTTTCAATTCTCTTAGTTTGTCGTAGTTCATCTCTGTGCGTCGCAGAAGTTTTGCAAGGTCTGTTTTTGTTTTAATAATTTCTGTGCCTAATTTTTTGAGTTTCTCATTTGTTTCAGCTGTTGGGTAGATATATGTAGTTTTTAGTTTTTTAATTGTTTCTTCAATTTTGCGTTTTTGCTCAATAACCATTTCGTATTCTTCTTTTTTTAACAATCCTGCCTTGAATGATTTTTCTGCAAGTCTTAAGTGAGTGTTGTCTTCCCTTAAAATCAACCTGTATTCGGCCCTTGATGTAAACATTCTGTAGGGTTCTTTTGTGCCTTTTGTAACAAGATCGTCGATTAATACACCCGTGTATGCCTCATCCCTTCTTACTATAAACGGTTCTTTGCCCATAATGGAAAAAGCGGCATTAATACCTGCAACGATGCCTTGTGCTGCAGCCTCTTCATATCCGCTTGTTCCGTTTATCTGCCCTGCTAAAAACAGGCCTTTAATCTTTTTTGTTTCAAGTGTATGTTTTAGCTGGGTGGGTATAACAAAGTCGTATTCTATCGCATAGCCAGGCCTCAGTATCTCAACCTGCTCCAGACCCCTTATCGATCTTAAAAATTTTAGTTGAACCTCATAGCTCATCGATGTGTGCAGACCATCTGCATAAATCTCGGTAGATTTTTCATCCTCTGGTTCTAAAAATATCTGATGCTGCTTCTTTTCAAAGAATTTAACCACTTTATCCTCGATAGATGGACAGTATCTTGGACCCACTGAATCAACAAGCCCGCTATATAACGGAGATTGATCAAGATTTTTTAATATTATCTCGTGTGTTTTTTCGTTTGTATATGTTAAATAGCACGGTATGTTTGGTCTGTTGAGCTTCTGTGTTCTAAATGAGAAAGGGATCGGGTCCTCATCACCCGGTTGAGGAATAACTGCATCAAAATCTATCGTCCTTGCGTCCAATCTTGGAGTTGTGCCTGTTTTTAGTCTGCCTATTTTAAGACCAAGACTTCTTAGGCTGTCTGATAGTTTTATTGATGGGGGTTCCCACGCTCTGCCTGCCTCAAATGTTTCAAGTCCAATGAATATTTTGCCTTTCATAAATGTACCGGTTGTTACAACAACGGCTTTTGACAGGTATTCGTTCTTAAGGTTGGTTTTTACTCCTACCACCCTGTTATCTTCAACCAGAATTTCATCTGCCGTTTCCTGTTTTATGTCTAAATTCTCTTGTCTTTCTAATGTGTATTTCATCCTTAGCTTGTATGCTGTCATGTCAGCCTGAGCCCTTGAAGACCAGACAGCTGGTCCTTTGCTTTTGTTTAAGATCTTGAACTGTAATCCTGTGGCATCGATGCAGCGTGCCATCTCGCCGCCAAAAATATCTACTTCTTTAACAAGATGGCCTTTAGCCAGTCCGCCAATAGCAGGGTTGCAGCTCATCTGACCGATAGAGTCGAGGTATATAGTTAAAAGAAGTGTTTTTAAACCCAGGCGTGCGTTTATTAAAGCGGCTTCTATACCAGCATGCCCCCCGCCTATAACAATTACATCGTAATTTTTAGGATATATCATTTTTTGCTCCCCTGTTTCACGTGAAACATTTTACTTGCCTATGCAAAAATTTTTAAACATAACATCCAGCATGTCCTCGTTTGTGATTCGTCCAACTATTTCATCAAGATAGCTGGAAAGCTCAAGAAAGTCAACACTAATTAAAGCAGGGTCAATATCATTTTTAATATCATCAACCAATTTGTCTGTCGTTATTATCGCATTTTTTAGGTTGGATTTTTGCTGGGCAGTAAGACTAACAATATCGGCATCAACTATGCCTTTAGTTGCAAACTGAGCTAATTCATCAAGCAGCTTTTCCAATCCAGTTTTAGTCAGTGTTGAAATTTTAACAATTTTTTTGAATGGAATATTTTGAATATCTAATTGCTGCTTTAAGTCTATTTTGTTAACTACAGCTATGGTTTCTTTATCAATCTTTTTTAGGTAACTAATAAGATCAAAATCCTCTTTTTCTAATTTTTGAGAGCCGTCAAACACTGCCAATACAAGATCGGCTTTGTTTATCGCATCAAATGAAAGTTTTACTCCTATTTGTTCAACTTTATCTTTTGAGTTTCTTATGCCAGCAGTGTCAATAATTAAAAAAGGGATACCGTTTATGGTAAACTGCTCTTTTATAATGTCCCTTGTTGTTCCTGGAATGTCTGTTACTATTGCCCTATCTGAGCCAACTATCGCATTTAAAAGGCTTGATTTCCCTACATTGGGTTTGCCAGCAATGGTTAGATATACTCCCTCAAACAGATAATGGGATGACTCAGAAGCCCTTAAAATATCGATCAACCTTTGTTTAATTTGACCTAATATAGCTATTTTTAGTTCAATTTCTAAATCGCTTAATTCTTCTTCTGGATGATCAATTCTCACTTCATTTTCAGCCATCAAAAAAAGAATTTGTTCTCTGATTTCATCTAATTTATCAGAAAAGTTTCCTCTGAGTTGTCTTTGAGCAACAAATAAAGCCCTTTTGCTTTTTGATGAGATTACCTTTGCAACAGCTTCAGCTTGAGATAAATCAAGCTTTCCATTAAGAAAGGCTCTTTTTGTAAATTCACCAGGCTGAGCAAGCCTTGCTCCAGCTTCAATTACTCTCTCAAGTACGCTGTTTAAAACAACAAGACCTCCATGACAGCTTATTTCAAACGAATCCTCACCCGTATAGGAGTGTGGAGCTTTAAATATACTGACCAAGACCTCATCAAGTATTTCACCATTGCTGTCAATTATGTGGCCGTAGTATATTTTTCTGTGCTGGTATGGTGGCCGTTTAGTAAAAATTTTTGGCAAAAGTTCTAAGCAGTTATTTCCACTGACCCTTATGATACCGATGGCAGCTTCAGCTTTTGCTGTTGCTATTGCCGCTATAATATCGTTATCATGTAGCATTGTGCTTTAGTTTCTTTTCTTGAGCAGCAAGGATTCGTGAGTCGATTAGCTGTTGTAATAATGTCAATAGATTGTTTGTTGTCCAGTATAACACAAGACCCGAAGGGAATCCCATAAACATAATGGTAAATATTATGGGCATAAACATCATGATTTTCTGCTGTGTTGGGTCTGGTGTTGAGGGTGTCAACTTTTGTTGAATATACATCGTTATACCCATGATAATCGGCAAAACATAGTATGGGTCTTTTGTGCTTAAATCTGTAATCCATAGGATAAAAGGTGCACCTCTAAGCTCTATTGCGTTAAGCAAAACATTGTAAAGTGCAAAGAATACAGGGATCTGAATGATAACTGGCAGGCATCCACCAAACGGATTGACTTTGTGTTTTTTATACAACTCCATGGTTGCCTTGTTTAGTTGATCCGGTTTGCCCTTGTATTTTGCCTGCAACTCTTTTAACTTGGGTTGCAGTTTTGCCATCTCTCTCATCGATTTATAGGATTTAAAGCTCAGCGGATAGAATAAAATCCTTATCAATACAGTTAAAATAATTATTGCAACACCGTAATTGCCAAAGATGGAGTAAAGCCAGTTTAATACATAAAGCAAGGGTTTACCAATAAAGCCAAACATGCCAAATCTAATTATTTTAGATAGCTTATGATCCACAGGGGCTATTGTTTCTTTGCTTTTTGGACCAGCATAGATGGTAAACTCAGAAGGCGTTTTGGAGTTTACATAGATATAATTCCCATCGTTTAAATGAGTATAACCGGCAAGTAGACGATTTGATTTAGTAGGAAGAAAAGCAAAACAGAAGTATTTACTCTCAAGAGCAATCCAGTGAATCTTCTCATCGGGTGTAATCTTTTTGTCTGTTTTTATTTTGTCATTATCAACTAAAGCCACAGCGCCAAGGTGGGAGTATTTTTTCTTCTGTAGATCTCCTAAATCAGGCCCAGCATAGATCGAAAAGGCCTCTTTTGCAACTTTGTCGTTTTTTAAAACCTTTATAGAATAACTAAAGTAATACTGCCCATTCTTAAAGTTAAATGTTTTTATTATCGTGTAGTTATCAAATTTTTTAGTTAAGACAAGACTACCGGCTTTTTTATTCAAAAGCAATAGATGCTCATTGCTGGCTTTGTAGGGCATAGTTTCCTCTAAATGCTCAAGCGTTTTGTTTTCAAAGACAGTTTCTAATGTATTGTAATTTCCGGTTGCTTTTACAAGCTCAATATTTTTTTTATTAACACTATATTTTTTTAAAATGAGTGACTTTATAGAACCGTTAAGAGATGAGATTTTTAAGATATAGTTATCAGTTTCTACGCTAATAACCTTTTCATTTTTTAATACTGTTTTATTGACCTTATTTTCTATAAGTTTTGTTGACTTGTTGTTCTTTTTTGGATTTGATTTAGTTGTTTTTGTAGGTTGTGAGGGTAAAAAGAAATAAGTATAGGATGTAATCAAAAGTGTAACTACCAATATGGCTAAAAGAATCCTTTTTTCATTGCCTTCCATTGCTTCTCCTTTTTATATTAAAAAGTGGTTTGTCTGGTGGGTCATAACCTCCTGCACTCCATGGCCCGCACCTTAGAATGCGATATACGGCCATAATGGAGCCCTCAAAAGGTCCAAATTTCTTTATTGCCTCAATTGCATAATTTGAGCAGGTGGGATAGAATCTGCAAGATGGTCTATGCAGCGGTGATATATATTTCTGGTAAAATTTTATTATGGATATAAAAAAATTACCTATTGTTTTGCTTATCTTTGCTAACATTGTTTACTTTTTGAATGAATAGTGTTTTCATTTCATTAAAATTGGCGGCTAAAACGGGTTTTCTTGCAATTAACACTATCCATAAATTTCTGCTTATATCTAATTGAGATAACCTCACAATCTCCCTTAATCTTCTTTTTGCTTTGTTTCTTTTGACTGCGTTGCCTATTTTTTTACTTGCAATCACACCAACTTTGAATTCGCTTGCCTTTTTTAAAAAAATTACAAAATAAGGCGTCACAATTTTAGTGCCGCTGTTGTATATCTCCTTAAACTCTTTACCTTTAAGAGAAGAGAACTGCTTTTTTAAACTGTTAATCTTTTTCTACCCTTGGCTCTCCTTCTTGATAAAACCTTTCTACCGCCTGCTGTTTTCATTCTTGCCCTGAAGCCGTGTGTTCTTTTCCTTGGTTTATTGTGTGGCTGAAAAGTTCTTTTCATCTCAAATACCTCCCCGTTTTTTTGCGTAGAGAAGTATAACGATAAAGCTATAAAAAATCAACGGTTTTTAACTTTCGTTGGCTGAATCATCCATAAAATAACAGCTTTTTTGTGGTTTTTGGTTAAGGCTTTAATACCAACACGCAGTAGTTTTTTTCTAAATTTAAAATTCGGCTTGATATAGACCAGATTGCCCTTTGTTTTTGCTTTAATATAGCCTGTTTGAGATGTGTATATGTAAAAGCTGTTTTTAATGTATCTATTTATATTTAAAATCTCGCCGCCTATGATTTTAGGCTTTCTATCGCATTTTCCTATATCAGGTATACGTTTTTTTACTGCCAGGTATTTTTCATTGAGAACCTCTTTAAAGTGAGCCATGGCTGACCAGTATCTACCCAGTATCGGCTCTCTTGGTATGAGATAAAGGGGTGTATTTTTTCCAAGCGGTGTTGCATCCTGTGTAAGGATTATTTTAAAACCAACATTTTTTGCAGCCTGAATAACGGTTTTGTTGTAATCTCCGTAGGGTATGGCAAATTCATAGGGTTTGTAGCCTAAATAGTTTTTGAAAAAATCTATGCTTTTTTTGAGGTCTGTTTCTATCCATTTTAAATATTTTGTGCGATCGAGATTTTTAGGTGGGCTGGTGAAGCGAGGGTGAGCAAAACTGTGAGACTGAAAATCAACGCCAAGATGCATCAATTCTTTAATCTGTTTTAGGGTGAGATATGCGGGATATCTGTATTGAATTGCCTGAGTTGGTATAAAAACCGTGATCGGATAATGGTATAGCTTGATAACCTTTTTTATTGGTGTAAAAATGCTTTTGTATCCATCATCAAAAGTCAACACAACACATTTTGGAGGCAAACTGGATTTGCTGCTTAGTAGATTGAAGAGTTTTTTTAAGCTTATTATATTGTAATTATACTTTTTTAAGTAAGCCATCTGTTTGAAAAACAGGGTTTTTGAAACATTCGTTGATGGTGTAGAGTTGTCACCTATTTTATGGTAGATAAAAACCACACAAGCGTTAAGTTTTGTTGACAATAAAAAAACGATCAAAAAAGTTACAACTAAAACCTTTTTCATTTTTCCTCTATCTCTTTAACAATTTCGTTTTTTATTGTTTCTATAAGATTTTCAAAGACAGGCAATATGTTTTTTCTCCTATCACCAGCTAATACGACATACATGATGTCATCTCCAACCTCAAGCCATCCAGAGTTTATCCACACCTCAACTGCTTCAATAAAATTCATCGCCTTAATCTTCTTAATTTCTTTTTGAAGCTTTTCTTTATCGTAGCTTATATAGAGTTTTTTAACTGGCTCGTTGTTTTCTTTGGAGGTTTTTCTGACAACGCCGTTGTGGACTAAAATCATTCCCAGGTTATCCTTATTGGCCCTTTTTTTGATAGACTTTAGTGTTTTTGCTAAATCAAACATCGATATACTCCCTCCTTTTTCCTTCAAAGTTTTTAAAAATATAGTGGTTTTTGTTTTTTGATATAATACTATTTGGTTCTAACACAACCTTGCCCCCACCATCTGGCAGATCAAATGCAAAAGAAGGCATGCACAGGCCACTGATTGTTCCTCTAAGCGATGATATAATTTTCATTGCTTTTTCAATGCTTACTCTGAAAACCCCATTTCCTGATGCCTGATCGCATCCAAAAAGATAATACGGTTTGATTCTGTATTTTGTGAGTGTGCAAAAGAGGGTTTTAAGCGTATATACATCATCGTTTATGTTTTTTAAAAGTACGGTTTGAGAGACAATCGGGATTCCTGCATCTATTATTTTGCCTGAAGCTATAACAAATTCTTGTGTAATTTCATCTGAATGATTGATATGTATGGCAAGCCAGATCGATTTGTATTGGGATAGCTGTTTGGTTATGTTGTCCGTTATTCTTTGGGGATAAGCTGATAAAACCCTTGTTCCGATTCTGATTGTTTCTATGTGATCTATATTGTTTAGAGCATCTATAATGTTTAGTAGTTCTTTATTGCTCAAAGTAAAAGGATCACCACCAGAGATTAATATCTCTCTAACTGTTTTTGTTTGCTTTAAGTAATTTAAAGATTCTTTTAAGTCAAAGCCGTCGAATTTCTGCCAGTTGTTTTTTCTAAAGCAGAATCTACAGTAAGCAAAGCATTTATTGGTAACAGTTAACACAACCCTATCTGGATATCGGTGTATAAGACCTTTTGCTTTTAAAAATTGTTTTTCGCCCAGCGGATCCGGATATCCTTCTGATTTATACTCAGTAAGATTGCCTATAAACTGTCTTTTTATGGCTTTTTTATGAATTAAACCAGTAAGATAGTTATTGAGAATTTTATTTACTTCATTCATCAAGCTAAGTATAATAATTAATCAGGATTAAGGCAATGGTGTTGGAAGTTAAAAACATTAGCTATAGCATGGGCAAAAGACATCTGTTTGACAATATTAATTTTAAATTGACCAAAGGGTTAACACTGCTAAAGGGTGAAAGCGGAAGTGGAAAGACCACGCTATTGAGAATTATCAATCGATTGATCAAGCCTAAAGAGGGTAGCATTTTTTTTAGCGGATCAGATATATCGGCGGTTGATGAGTTTATCTGGCGCAGTGTTTGTATGATGATGAAGCAGAAGGGTTTTTATATTGCAGAGACGCCGCTTGAAACATTGATGTTGCCGTTTGAATTCAAAAACAACAGAAAAAAGAGTTTTGATGCAGAGGAGGTATATCACCTTCTGGCTCTTTTTGGTTTGAGAAGAGAGATATTGTATGACAAAGCCTCAAATCTCTCAGGTGGTGAGCTGCAGAGGATTGCATTTATAAGGCTGCTTATTTTAAAACCAGATGTAGCACTGTTTGATGAGCCTGTTTCAGCGGTTGATAATAAGACAGCAGAAAATATGCTTGGGTTTTTAAAGGAGTATTGCAATAATAGGATTTGTCTTATTACTTCGCATGATCCTGTAGCTTACTCATTTGCAGATAGAATTATAGAACTAAAAAACGGAAAGGTTGTTGATGGTTAAAAACATATCTATTTACGGACTTGTTTTGGCATACCTCTTGTTGTTTGTTTTAATTGCTGTTTCTTTTAAGGAAAAACTTAAGCTTGAAAAGAATGTAGTTGTTTCATTTGGCAGGATGAGTCTGCAACTGTTTTTAGCTGGTTTTGTTCTTTTGTGGCTTTTTAGGGTTGACAAATTTTATTTAAATGTTGTTGTGCTTGTAGGTATGGTGTTTTTTGCTACAAGAATTGTTCTAAAAAGGGCTAATATTTCATATATAGGTATTGCTAAATATATTTTCCTGTCTATTCTTGTCTCATCGTTATCTGTTTTATCGATAGTTGTGTTTGGTATAGTTGGATTATCCTATCCTAAGGCAAGCTATCTTATTCCGCTTGCAGGTATGATTATAGGCAATTCCATGAACTCTACTGCTATAGGCATAGAAAGATTTTTTTCAACTTTAAACAACTCAAAAGAGATGGTTGAGGATTTGTTGTGCCTTGGAGCTATGAGCGAAGAAGCTGTGGATTTCGTCAAACAGGCATCACTTAAGGCCTCCATTTTGCCCACACTGACCTCATCAAGCGGTATGGGTGTTGTATTTCTACCTGGTATGATGACAGGCCAGGTGTTAAGCGGGGTTAATCCAGAGAATGCTGTAAAGTATCAGATTGCTATAGTAATAGCGATTGCAGTTGCTGTCTGTTTAACAAATTATATTATGTTAAAAATTTTATCTAAAAAATCAATTAATTTTTTATTTGACAGAGGTGATATTAAAATATAAAAAAATAAATTAGGAATTCTAAGGAGGGTAGTAGATGGAACACGAGAAGTTGAGAAAGTTAGCATTAGAGTATCACTCAAAAGACAGACCAGGGAAAATAGAGGTCAGACCAACAAAGCCATTGAAGACGCAGAATGATTTATCACTTGCCTATACGCCCGGTGTTGCTGAGGTGTGCGAGGTAATAGCAGATGACCCTAAAAAGGCTTACGACTACACAGCAAAGAGCAACCTTGTTGCCGTTATTTCAAATGGTACAGCTGTTTTGGGACTGGGTAATATAGGAGCTTTAGCAAGTAAGCCTGTTATGGAAGGAAAAGGTAATCTGTTTAAAAATTTTGCCGATGTTGATGTCTTTGACATAGAGATCAACGAAACCGATCCTGATAAATTGGTAGAGATAATAGCTGCACTTGAACCTACCTTTGGGGCAATTAACCTTGAGGACATTAAGGCACCTGAGTGTTTCTTTATAGAAGAAAAACTAAAAGAGAGGATGCATATTCCGGTATTTCACGATGATCAGCATGGAACGGCTGTTATCAGTGGAGCAGCACTCTTAAACGCCCTTGAGATTTCAGGAAAAGATATAAGCAAGTGTAAACTTGTTGTAAATGGTGCAGGAGCTGCAGGAATTGCCTGTACGAAGTTTTTTATAACGCTGGGTATAAAAAAAGAAAATGTAATAATGCTTGATTCCCGTGGTGTTATCTATAAGGGTAGAAAAGAGGGTATGAATCCCTACAAAGAGCAGTTTGCCGCCGAGACGGATGCAAGGACGCTTGAGGAGGCAATAAAGGGGGCAGATATCTTCCTGGGTGTTTCCAAAGCCGATATTTTAACAGAAGAAATGGTCAAAAGCATGAACGACTATCCAATAATATTTGCGATGGCCAATCCCGATCCAGAAATTACATACGATAAAGCAAAAAGGGCAAATCCAAATATTATTATGGGCACAGGCAGAAGCGACTATCCAAACCAGATTAACAATGTTCTGGCATTCCCATTTTTATTCAGAGGGGCTTTAGATACTCATGCTACCCAGATCAACGATGAGATGATGATGGCAGCTGCAAAAGCACTTGCTCAACTTGCCAAAGAAGATGTGCCAGAAAGTGTGCTTAAAGCCTACGGGGTTGAAAATCTAAAGTTTGGTCCAGAGTATATTTTGCCAAAACCGTTTGACCCAAGGGCGTTGTTTTATGTGGCACCGGCTGTGGCTGAGGCAGCTATACGATCAGGTGTTGCCCAGGTCGATGCAAGTCAGTTTGATTTAGAGCAGTACAAAGAGCAGCTAAAGGAAAGATTGGATAAAACAAAGGCTGTAACAAGATACATCTACAACAAGGCAAAATCTGATCCAAAAAGGGTTGTATTTACAGAAACAACGGATGCAAATATTCTGCGAGCTGTTCAGGATAGTGTTGATGAAGGTATTGTTAAGCCTATATTTATTGGGGCAAGAAGCTTTACTAAAGACGATGTGGCAAAAAGGATTAAAGAGCTTGGCTTGAAGGATAGTATACTTGAAAAGATAGAATTTATCGATCCGCTTTATTACGATAAGACTGAAAAATACGCAGAGATGTTATACGAGGCAAGAAAAAGGAAGGGTTTAACAAGAAGAGAGGCTTCCTATATCATGGAGCATAGGCCCAATTACTTTGCCGCTATGATGGTTAAAAATGGTGATGCAGATTCAATGATTATCGGAGAGACCTATAACTATCCAGCAGGCGTAAGACCGGTTTTAAGTGTTCTGGATAGAGAGCCAGAAAGCGTTGTGGCTGGTTTATATATTATGATTATAAAGAATAAGATCTATGTGTTTGGTGATACAACAATTAATATTAATCCCACAAGTGAAGAGCTTGCCGTTATCGCAAAAGAAGCCGCCTGTTTCTATGAGGATCTAACAGATGATAAAGCTGTTGTAGCAATGCTGTCTTTCTCCAATTTCGGTAGCAACCAGCAGGAGGAGGCTGTTAAGGT from Hippea jasoniae includes these protein-coding regions:
- the rsmG gene encoding 16S rRNA (guanine(527)-N(7))-methyltransferase RsmG; translation: MKDSKTRLEKGFQKLKLPAKNIDKFLEFLDILSQWNKSISLTTKKEEIVLSHLLLPSLMFFKFFTDIETVVDIGSGAGFPAVILKIYQPELSITMIESNAKKCSFLRYVCSRLNLTCNIINNRIENLSTPFKANCITARAINLKPLMDAIKRKIRADYLFYMTSKDNQLPLVLTEELNFKKHHAKIYKL
- the mnmE gene encoding tRNA uridine-5-carboxymethylaminomethyl(34) synthesis GTPase MnmE, translating into MLHDNDIIAAIATAKAEAAIGIIRVSGNNCLELLPKIFTKRPPYQHRKIYYGHIIDSNGEILDEVLVSIFKAPHSYTGEDSFEISCHGGLVVLNSVLERVIEAGARLAQPGEFTKRAFLNGKLDLSQAEAVAKVISSKSKRALFVAQRQLRGNFSDKLDEIREQILFLMAENEVRIDHPEEELSDLEIELKIAILGQIKQRLIDILRASESSHYLFEGVYLTIAGKPNVGKSSLLNAIVGSDRAIVTDIPGTTRDIIKEQFTINGIPFLIIDTAGIRNSKDKVEQIGVKLSFDAINKADLVLAVFDGSQKLEKEDFDLISYLKKIDKETIAVVNKIDLKQQLDIQNIPFKKIVKISTLTKTGLEKLLDELAQFATKGIVDADIVSLTAQQKSNLKNAIITTDKLVDDIKNDIDPALISVDFLELSSYLDEIVGRITNEDMLDVMFKNFCIGK
- a CDS encoding polysaccharide deacetylase family protein — translated: MIPFLIFLLFILAFLARYNFFRPTKKGILVLLYHRIDDKETHTPLDKFSISLTKFEKQILYLKKKGFESILPTQIDEIVKNKSYLNKRYVLITFDDGYKDNLTAAKILKKHGFKAIFFIAAAHIGKTLDGVEMLDEADIKELVNMGMVIGSHSYEHKNLLKLSRNEAYNQIKKSIDILSKFYPVEDIAYPFGGYDCWLDEIIKGLNFRRGYIIGQRIFQPEVDSEFKIPRAIVRKDTDEIDFYLIITRGRSKF
- a CDS encoding helix-turn-helix domain-containing protein: MAEKIKSYRKKQGLTLKALAEKVGCTDAYISQIETGKAVPSISVLQKIAQALDVQVRDLLSDEQTNDKIFLTKEERTQIIYPGSHVYAELLVAKISNKAMEPLYKVVPVGCDSKGEHRHAGEEFGYILKGKLELRVGDQVKVLEPGDSFYFSSSQPHSYRNVGDVDVETIWVVSPPVL
- the mnmG gene encoding tRNA uridine-5-carboxymethylaminomethyl(34) synthesis enzyme MnmG codes for the protein MIYPKNYDVIVIGGGHAGIEAALINARLGLKTLLLTIYLDSIGQMSCNPAIGGLAKGHLVKEVDIFGGEMARCIDATGLQFKILNKSKGPAVWSSRAQADMTAYKLRMKYTLERQENLDIKQETADEILVEDNRVVGVKTNLKNEYLSKAVVVTTGTFMKGKIFIGLETFEAGRAWEPPSIKLSDSLRSLGLKIGRLKTGTTPRLDARTIDFDAVIPQPGDEDPIPFSFRTQKLNRPNIPCYLTYTNEKTHEIILKNLDQSPLYSGLVDSVGPRYCPSIEDKVVKFFEKKQHQIFLEPEDEKSTEIYADGLHTSMSYEVQLKFLRSIRGLEQVEILRPGYAIEYDFVIPTQLKHTLETKKIKGLFLAGQINGTSGYEEAAAQGIVAGINAAFSIMGKEPFIVRRDEAYTGVLIDDLVTKGTKEPYRMFTSRAEYRLILREDNTHLRLAEKSFKAGLLKKEEYEMVIEQKRKIEETIKKLKTTYIYPTAETNEKLKKLGTEIIKTKTDLAKLLRRTEMNYDKLRELKEELEELDSYIKQEVEIDIKYEGYLNLQKQQIDKFKKYENMRIPPDFDYTKVGGLSNEVRGKLMEIKPSSIGQAMRIPGVTPAAVSILMVYIKKHNERLKNTA
- a CDS encoding acetate uptake transporter, whose product is MAEGKLANPGPLGLGGFALTTFVLNVHNAGLVPAALDATLPLGLFYGGLAQLIAGFMEMRTGNTFGMTAFGSYGAFWMALASLIYFTKLGLVPAAALGPAIGITLIAWTIFTTIMTIVVLKSGHTSVIVVFVLLEILFILLVIGHYTGSKAITTFAGYEGILTAFSAWYAMWEGLKAQFEEAS